A segment of the Neochlamydia sp. S13 genome:
AAGTGTATTATTTATTTTTTCTTAAATTTTGCTACGACTTCTAATTGGTTGGTACCAGGAAAAAATAAATAAGCTTGAGCACAGATAAGTTGCCAGCCCTTTGTTAATTCTTTCCAATCGTGTTTAAAAGAGTTCCAACCACAGCTAATATAATGCAGTTCCTGAGGAAATTCATTTTCAAGCAAAGCACTAAGCAAGGAGCGATCTAAGCCCTTACGTGGAGGATCTACAATGACTACATTTGCATGATTTAATAGTTCTGTATGAGAGGAAGAGGAACCTGAAACTAAAGAAATATGAGAAAAACCTTGGTGCTGACGAGCTTTTTCAAAAGAAATTTGGGCCCAAGGGTTAATTTCACAGCATTCAATCTTCTCAGCTTTCTTTGCTAATGAAAAACCTATCACCCCCACGCCAGCGTAGTATTCAACAATTTTTTCCTTAGCTATTAGGCTACTTTTCAAATCATTTAACAACCTTTCAAATACAGCTAAATTGGCTTGGGCGAAGTTGGCTGGGTGAAAGCAAGCCTTAGCGCCCGCAAGCGTTTCCCACAGGTCTTCTTCGCCTTCTACTAACACCCATTCTTTGCCAAATATTACATTTGTTCTCTGCTGATTCCAATTAATCCATATTGAATGCCACCCATCGGGATTTAGCTCCCATAAAAGCTTGGCCGCTAAAAGCTCCTCTCTTCCACCAGAAGCATTTAAAACTAAAGAAAGCTGTACACGTCCGCTTGACCTATTAACAACACACTGGACATAACGCAATAGCCCTTCCTGAGTGATTTCATTATAAGGCTTGATTTTATAAACCTTGATCCATGTTTTTAATTTTTCAACGGCTTGGTTAATTGAAGGATGATGCACTCGGCATAAGGGTATATCTACTACTTGATGGGTTCCATTTTCATAGAGGCCGATAAGAGGGTTTTCAGCAGAGCCTCTCACTGCCAGCTTAGCACGGTAACGCCATTTCACCACTTGCTCAGAATAGTAATTAAAAGGCACGTTTTGTTCAGAAAAAAAGTTCTGAACTTCTTTCAAAAGAGGGGGATTATCGACATCTTTATTGATTGTACAACCTGAACAGATAGCAAAATGAGGACAATGGATATCTTTATAAGTATTCATAAAAAAATTTGTAAAAAGTGTAAACTAGTTGGTCCTTAGAGCTTTTTAATAGCTATTCTCCAAAATTTGATATTCAAATACCTGAAGGGAGAATTAGCTACTTGAGGAAAAAGATTATAAGTCTCTTTAGTAGATTAGAGAAAGAAGATCCATCCATTAGGTCGTTATTTTTTCTCCCCTTATGGATAAGCCACTCTTGAATGTCAAAAAGAATTCTTAGCTTGAAAAGAGCAAAAAAATTTAATTTTTGAGAAATAAAGGAAAAAAATTTTCTGTTCATAAGTAGGGTAATTTAGGTTCATGAATTTGTGTATAGGCCTGTCGATAAGCTTAAATTGTTATTAACTGGCCGCTTTTCAACACTCTATCAACAACTTATCAACAGACTTAGAACAGAAGTAAATAGATAGGGTTATCTACATTTCCACACCTTAAGAGGAAGAAGAATAAATTTATTAAGAACTATATTCTTCTTTAGTTTAACTATGCTTAAAATTATTATTTACTTTTCTTGTCTACAAGAATAATCTTGTATTCTTCGTTTTTTTTTATTATACCTTTAAGCTATGAATAATTTTTCGCCTGACTATTTTTTTGATCTTACTACCTTTGCGCATGCTAGACTTTTTAAGAGTTGTACTTTTGTATGGAATGCTTTGTCTCTTATCCCCTCTTACCTGCAAACTCTTGCGTTAGGAGAAATTGAAGTTCCTGTTCCACAGGGAACTTATTTGGTAAATCCTCATTTAATTTCTATTGGTCAAGGTACTATTATTGAACCTGGTGCTTATATTAAAGGTCCTTGTATCATTGGCCAAAATTGTAGTGTGCGTCATGGTGCCTACATTCGAGGCAACTTTATTGCTGGAAATGAATGTGTAATTGGCCATGCTACCGAGGTGAAAAATGCTATCATGTTTGATAAAGCTCAAGCTGGCCATTTTGCTTACCTTGGTGATACCATTTTGGGCTCGCGTGTAAATTTAGGTGCTGGAACAAAATGTGCTAATCTGAGATTAAATCGTCAAAATGTTTCTATCTATTTAGATGGAGACTTCATTGAAACAGACTTAAAAAAATTTGGTGCTATTATAGGCGATGATTCGCAAGTAGGTTGTAATTCTGTAACCAATCCCGGAACTTTATGGGGCAAACAGGTGATCTGTTATCCATGTGTAAATGCAGGAGGATATATAGCTTCCCATCAACTTATTCGCTCATCTCAAAAAGCGATCATTACTCCTCTTTAAAAGTCTTACTATAAAATTTATTATTAAAATTACTTAAAGCTTACTGTCTATGATTAAAAATGATCCTTTTTCTTACATTTTAGCACCCTACCAGCTCTCTTTCGAATCAAGCTTGCGTCAAGCTATCCCTCTTCTAGGTCCTAAAACAAACTTGCGTGACGTCTGTGAGTATGCCTTAATGAATGGTGGCAAGCGTTTTCGCCCCTTTTTGGTACTAGTAATTGCTAAAGCTTTGAATGCCTCAGTAGATGTATCTTTTGCAGCTCTTGCTGTTGAGTTTTTCCATACCGCTTCTTTATTGGCGGACGATTTGCCCTGTATGGATAACGATGATGTGCGAAGGGATAAGCCCAGTGCTCATAAAGTCTATGGAGAATCTCTAGCATTATTAGCTAGTTATGCTTTAATTGCTTCGGGGTATGAGTTTCTTGCTAAGAATGCAAAAGTACTAAGCTTATCGCGAGTACTTCATTCTGCCCATAGTGATAGAATTTGCCTTCTTGCTCTAGAAAATTGCTCATTTAATACAGGTCTTTTGGGGGCTACAGGAGGGCAATTTTTAGATATCTATCCTCCTGATCTAAATATAAATACCCTAAAAGAAATTATTCGGATGAAAACGGGCACTTTATTTGAGATTTCTTTTGTCTTAGGATGGTTATATGGAGGAGGAGCTTTAGATAAACTTACAGATATAAAAAAAGCTGCTTATCATTTTGGCATGGCTTTTCAAATTGCTGATGATTTTGGAGATGTCGAGCAAGATGCTCATCAAGGGAAGTTAATCAACTTGGTAGCCAAGTGTGGTAGAGAAGATGCTTTTAAAATGTTTTTAGAGGAAATAGAGGCGTTTAAAGTGATAAGCCAGCAGCTTAATCTGGATGTCCCTGAGTTAAGCACTTTATGTGACTTGCTTACTTCACAAATCAATTTGGAAAAAGTTGAATAAAGCGCGGAAAATCCCGCGCTAGTTTGTTTAGGTGAAACGTAGAGCTTTTAATCTTCCTTCAGCAAGTTTGCATAGCGCTCATGAGTCGCTTTTAGCTTAACAAGAATAGTTTTTATTTCCTCTGAAGAGATAGAAGCTTCTTTTAAAAAACCTTCCGTAAGCTTAATCGCTTTTTTGGATTCTTTTTTTAATGCTTCGGGTTCTAGGTCATTAGCGATTGACTCTAATAACAGGTCCAAGTTATTCCTTGCCATGAGCGAACTCCTATTCTCTTCATCGCTACTTAAAGGATTGATGTAGTTGCTTAGAGCTTCTCGTAGAACTGTTAATTCTTCATGCAGCTTACCTGGTAGAATTTTCATCTCTTCTTCTCTATTAAAATCTTTAAGCTTTTTTTCTTGAGCTTGATTGATAAAATCTGTTTCGGCAATTAAAACATCTGCACAAATATTATTTAACTGATCTACATTAGTTCCAATCTCATTTAGATAGTTTGCATTTTCTGAATTAAACTTGGTGGTATCAATTTTTTCCAATATCTCATTTATCTTCATTGCATGGGTTTTAACCGCTAAGGTTAAAAGATAATTTGCCTGATGAAACGAGTAATTATCTATTTCCTGTTCAGAAGAATTTAATTGGATTTCTAAATTAGATTCTTGCATCGCACCTTTAAGTTTTATAACACTAGTGCTAAGCAGTCTTAATGTCTCGGAAAACTTATCATTCCTATATTGCTCGCCAGAAATCCAATGTCCTGTTCTAATGCTCTTTATCAAGCTATTTAAACTATCCTTAATTATGTTCCATGTATGACCTTTCCATGAGGCGCCTTGCTTAGGCATGCTATTTAAGCTCCCTAGGATTTTATTCATTTCAAGGTCTTTTACTTCTTCTACTCTGTGCATAGGACTACTCATCTCTATCTCCTTAAATTAATAGATTACTAATAAAAATATATAATTACATTGTATAATAAACTATCAATTATATGATACATTTATTATTTAATGTTTTATTAAGTTTTGTTTGATATAAGCTAGTTAATTAAATAAGATAGGGATTTTAAAATAATAAAAATTAAAAAGATTTGGCAATTGGGATTAATGGCTGTGCCGCGAAATGATGTAGCCCTCCTTCTGTCTAAAGTGTAGTCTTCTATTATGCTTTGTCATCTAAGTTAGTACCGATTGGCCAGGAGGCATTTTAATTTTTGCCAGCTTATTTATAATCGCTGTTCTAAATATATAATGCTTGTCTCTGACGAGCTAGTTTCCCTGTGCGAGGAGCTTCTGCCGAGAATTTTTTGCCATGTTTTTTAAAGCGAAGACATTCCTGCTCCAGCAAGCAATCTGCTAAGATAGCAGCAGAGCTTTTTCTAAAGCTGCCTAGCTTTATCGCCTACTCCTAAGCCTTCAACAACTTTTAAAGCATCACTTCTCTTGTTTTTGTTGGGCTTGCCCGTCTTCTGGCTTTAACCTTCCTCGTCCTGAAGGCACTAAAGAGTCTATATACCTCGCCTGTAAGATAAATGGAACGAAGCTTGCTTGTAAGCAGCATCTTCATGAACATTCTTTGGTAGCTTAAAGGATCATCTCGTTAGCCACTCAATCATCCGTTTGTTGCTATCTGCTGCTGGTAATTTACTTGATAAATAATTTCATGCAGGTCTAGGTAAATAAGTAGCCCCTCGTCTAAATTCTCCATTTGCCGTTATCAGGCTGATGCATTTTCCACTCTTTCTTCGCTTTACCCTTAGAAGAATCACAGGCTACATCCTGTTGGACGCTTATGACCTAAATTCTTCCAAGCTATTGTCCAAGCTTTTTAGTGCGCCTACAGATGCAAGTATGGGCTCAGCAAGTAACAAATAGCTCAACGTCGGCAAGGCAATCTATTAAGAAGGACGCATGCGCTTGTAGATGCAAGAAAAGAGCTGACAAGCCCTCTAGGCATTTTAGGTAATAGTTAATCCATGCCATCATTTACATTTTAAGGGCAGGCTGTCAATAAACTGATTTGCGATCTTTCCCCTTATAAACCGGTTTATTTTTTAAATAGGGCTGGAAATAGATAATTTACTCGAGCAAATTGTTCGCTTTTAATACTCTTTCAATTACCTCTTTCTGCAATTGAGCATACGATACAACACATCATCCTCTTTTCGTTTAGGCTATCCTTTTCCGCAAAGCTATCGCCATCTTTTATAGCCCTTTGTAATTCTGATAGGCACCATTCAACCATTAACGGCTAAGTAAATTGCGCCACAGTTTTCAATCGGTTTAAGTTTAAGGGCTATAAGGAGACTGGAAGAAAAGGTGATGGGTAAGAGAAAGCTTAATTGCTTTGCTAATAGGATAATTGGCTCGGCCTAAAATTAGTAAGCCATGAAGAGAAGATGGTAGCGATTGACCCCTCTGCTCAAGAAGAAACCCTATTTTTTGGCTATTTAGGAATTGCAGAATCATTTCTTTGGCTCTCCCTTAACGTAGGTAAACAGCCCTAGCTACATCTATGATTGTTATACTCTCTTTACTTTAACAGCTTCTAGCCATGTTTCTTTTTTGCCATGGCGCTTAATTCCTTTATTGTAAGATAAGAGGTTACAAATATAATTCCTTCTTTTCCCAACTCTTCTATCTCTATCGATCTCTTTTTTATTTAGAGTTAGGAAAAGGCTGTTTGTAATCTCAATAATTACACCTTACGTAGTTTTTCTATACAATATTAACATTTATTTAGGACGATCGCTTCGCCAGAACTTTGGACAAGCTAGCAAACTTTAATGCAGCTGTAGCCTATAAATAAAGTATCAAGGCAGCTGAAAAAATGGCTAGGTATAGTGGCTCCGCTTTTTTGGACAAAGTTTAAGTAAGAAACTTTCCCTCAGTTTAAAATAAAAACTTAATATTAAAGAGGAAAAGTTATGTCCACAAAAAGAAAAAGACACTCGTCGGAGTTCAAAGCAAAAGTTGCATTAGAAGCATTTAAAGGGTTCAAAACCATTAACGAGCTTGCTACAGAATATTCGGTGCATCCAACTCAAATTTCTCAATGGAAAAAGCATCTCATAGAAGCTTTACCCGTACTCTTTAGCAGCATGGATAAAGTTAATAAGACAGATCAAAAGTTGGTTGACAACCTTTATCAACAGATCGGGCGTTTAAAGGTTGAGTTAGATTGGCTTAAAAAAAAACTATACTGACAAGGCTTGAAAAGCGCTCTTTAGTTGACCGTCAATCAAAAGAGATTTCAGTAGAAAGACAATGCGTACTTCTTGGGATAGAACGATCTACCTATTATTATCATCCAAGAGAAGAAAGTGAGTTCAACCTTAAAATAATGCGCTTGATAGATGAAGAATATACCAGGCATCCTTTTTATGGATCTAGAAAGATGACTATTTGTTTGCATAATCAGGGTTTAAAAGTAGGTAGAAGGCGGATTAGTGGGCTTATGAGATTAATGGGTATTGAAGCCATCTATCAAAAACCGAACTTAAGTAAACCTAATGCTGAGCATCATATATACCCCTATTTATTGAGAGGCTTGCAGATAAATAAGTGTAATCAAGTATGGAGTACGGACATAACGTACATACCAATGAAGAAGGGATTTTTATATTTAACAGCGGTGATGGATTGGTACAGTAGATATGTTCTTTCTTGGCGCCTTTCAAATACGCTAGATGTTGATTTTTGTATTGAAGCTGTAAAAGAAGCATTTTTAAAAGGTATTCCAGAGATTTTTAATACAGATCAAGGATCACAATTTACAAGCAACAGGTTTGTAGATTTTGTTAGAGGAAAAAATATTGCTTTTAGCATGGATGGAAAAGGAAGAGCAACAGATAATATATTTGTAGAGCGTTTGTGGAGGTCAGTCAAGTATGAAGATGTATATCTGAGAGATTATCAAGACGGACTTGAGGTTTATCAAGGACTTACCAGATATTTTGAGTTTTACAATAAAAACCGTCCCCATCAGTCTTTAAAATACAAGACCCCAGCGGAGGCATATGGAATAATAATTAATTAGGTGAAAATGAAAAAAGTAAGATAAGATAATAGGCGTAAAACCAACATGGTCATTGAAACTCCAAGCTACGTAAAATTCGAATTAAATTTTGGAAGAAGATGATTAATGTTGTATCGAACAAACCTTAAAAAGGTAGAGTTTCTTACTTAATTTTGCAAAAAACTGTCTAAACAACCGAAGCCACCACAAGGGGAATATGAAGAAAATAATAAAGCTACAGGCTAGAGGATCAATAGGAATTGTTAATGGATGCCTTGGTAAGCCATGAAACCTGTATTGATGGAGACGAATCAAAAGCTTTGTTTTATTTCTCAAGGTAAAATCTGTAGGCCAAAGTAAATATTTATCGATAGGATATAGCGCGAAATAGGTAAAGTCAGAGGCTGCATTATACATTCTCTTAACTTAACATTTATATGCTTTAAAAAACTATAGACGCTTGAAAAATTAAGACGGTATATCCAACCCTCTGAAAGCTGTTCCATCAGCTAAGGAGCTTTCACTTATAAAACATGCGACTGCAGAAGGTGCTTCTTAAGAACGTATTATTAAAAATTGAAGGGAAGATTTTATTTAAAAAAGGTGGAATGCAAAAAGGACTTTTGCCTACTTTGGCAAAAGTCCTAAATGAAAAGGGCCATAAGCCTTGCGGCTTAAAGATTACAATTAAACTTCCATAAGCTCTGCTAAAGATTCTTCAGCTTCGGAGGCTTTACTTGTTTTGGCGGCAATCTTATTATTAAGATGCTCTAATACTAAAGTTTCCAGTTCTTCTAGCAACTTGGTATTATTCTTAAGCTCTTCTCTAACGGCTTCTCTACCTTGCCCTAGACGCTGGCCTTTGTAGCTAAACCACGCACCCTTTTTATCTACAATATTGTATTCAGCTGCCATGTCAATAACTGTTCCGGTGCGAGAAATGCCCTCGTTGAACAGAATATCAAACTCAGCAGTTAAGAAGGGAGGGGCCATTTTATTTTTTGCTACTTTGACTCGTACGCGATTACCAATCTCTACATTTTCATTTCCTTTAATTCCTGCTGTACGACGAATATCCAAGCGTACAGAAGAATAAAATTTTAAAGCTCTTCCACCTGTGGTGGTCTCAGGGTTGCCATACATGACCCCAATCTTCTCACGAATTTGGTTAATAAAAATAGCGCAAGTGTTGCTTTTAGCTAGAGCAGATGTTAGCTTCCGTAAAGCTTGGGACATCATACGTGCTTGCAAACCTACGTGAGTATCACCGATTTCCCCCTCAAGCTCTGATTTAGGCACTAAGGCTGCTACAGAGTCGATGATAATTACATCGATAGCATTCGAACGAGCTAATGCTTCCGCAATGTTTAAAGCTTCTTCTCCGCTATCAGGTTGGGAAATTAATAGATTATCAATATTAACCCCGATCTTAGTCGCATAGCCAGGGTCTAAAGCATGCTCTGCATCAATATAAGCCGCTACACCACCATTACGTTGCGCATTAGCAACTATATGTAATGCTAAAGTAGATTTACCTGAAGATTCAGGCCCATAAATTTCCACTACGCGTCCTCTGGGAACTCCCCCAATGCCTAACGCTACATCTAAAGAAAGGGCGCCAGTTTTAATTACACTAATTTCTCGCTCGGAAGAGTGTTTGCCGAGCGACATAATGGCACCATCGCCAAATTGCTTTTTAATTTGGCTAACTGCCAAATCGAGTGCTTTTTTACGTTCTGCATCGTTAGCTTGAGCCATAATAATCTCCAATTTTAATAAAAATCCAAAGAAAGAATAATAAATTTATACGAATAGATAAAGAGAAAAAGCATGAATGCTTGGTATGAAAAAATTGATTTGCCCAAGCATTTTTTTTAAGTTTTTTACTGATTAATTAAAAGCTATTTTTTTAAGAAGAGAGCGTCTTTCAACGGTAGCTAATTTATACCTTATAAATAAGAAAAAAGCAAGGAAAAATTTAGCTATTCCTGAGGCTTCCCATTATAATAATGAATTTTTCGAATAAAACGGCCCTCTCCATCATAAAGAGTAGCTACTCCTTGGCCATTTAAAATTTCGCTTATCGGATTTTTATCCCCTTTTTTGTAATATTCACCTTTCATAATTAGGTCTCGGTCATATTCTTCGATAAGCATCAAACTTCCATCTTGATACCAAGCTGTAGCTAACCCATTGCGTTTATTATTGACTATTTCTCGCTGACTCTCGATGCTACCATTTTCATACCAGGTTTTTACATACCCATTAATTTTACCTTGATACCAATTGATTAACAATTTGGGACGCGCCTCTTTTAAGCCTTTTAAAAGGAAATACTCATATTCTTCCCCATTTTTTAAGCCATTTTCTATATGATAAAGGCGCTGAAGGCGATTGCTTTCATCAAAAATTTTTACTTTACCTTGTAAAACTCCTCCTTGAAATT
Coding sequences within it:
- a CDS encoding polyprenyl synthetase family protein, which encodes MIKNDPFSYILAPYQLSFESSLRQAIPLLGPKTNLRDVCEYALMNGGKRFRPFLVLVIAKALNASVDVSFAALAVEFFHTASLLADDLPCMDNDDVRRDKPSAHKVYGESLALLASYALIASGYEFLAKNAKVLSLSRVLHSAHSDRICLLALENCSFNTGLLGATGGQFLDIYPPDLNINTLKEIIRMKTGTLFEISFVLGWLYGGGALDKLTDIKKAAYHFGMAFQIADDFGDVEQDAHQGKLINLVAKCGREDAFKMFLEEIEAFKVISQQLNLDVPELSTLCDLLTSQINLEKVE
- a CDS encoding UDP-N-acetylglucosamine diphosphorylase; amino-acid sequence: MNNFSPDYFFDLTTFAHARLFKSCTFVWNALSLIPSYLQTLALGEIEVPVPQGTYLVNPHLISIGQGTIIEPGAYIKGPCIIGQNCSVRHGAYIRGNFIAGNECVIGHATEVKNAIMFDKAQAGHFAYLGDTILGSRVNLGAGTKCANLRLNRQNVSIYLDGDFIETDLKKFGAIIGDDSQVGCNSVTNPGTLWGKQVICYPCVNAGGYIASHQLIRSSQKAIITPL
- a CDS encoding IS3 family transposase (programmed frameshift): MSTKRKRHSSEFKAKVALEAFKGFKTINELATEYSVHPTQISQWKKHLIEALPVLFSSMDKVNKTDQKLVDNLYQQIGRLKVELDWLKKKLLLTRLEKRSLVDRQSKEISVERQCVLLGIERSTYYYHPREESEFNLKIMRLIDEEYTRHPFYGSRKMTICLHNQGLKVGRRRISGLMRLMGIEAIYQKPNLSKPNAEHHIYPYLLRGLQINKCNQVWSTDITYIPMKKGFLYLTAVMDWYSRYVLSWRLSNTLDVDFCIEAVKEAFLKGIPEIFNTDQGSQFTSNRFVDFVRGKNIAFSMDGKGRATDNIFVERLWRSVKYEDVYLRDYQDGLEVYQGLTRYFEFYNKNRPHQSLKYKTPAEAYGIIIN
- the recA gene encoding recombinase RecA, with protein sequence MAQANDAERKKALDLAVSQIKKQFGDGAIMSLGKHSSEREISVIKTGALSLDVALGIGGVPRGRVVEIYGPESSGKSTLALHIVANAQRNGGVAAYIDAEHALDPGYATKIGVNIDNLLISQPDSGEEALNIAEALARSNAIDVIIIDSVAALVPKSELEGEIGDTHVGLQARMMSQALRKLTSALAKSNTCAIFINQIREKIGVMYGNPETTTGGRALKFYSSVRLDIRRTAGIKGNENVEIGNRVRVKVAKNKMAPPFLTAEFDILFNEGISRTGTVIDMAAEYNIVDKKGAWFSYKGQRLGQGREAVREELKNNTKLLEELETLVLEHLNNKIAAKTSKASEAEESLAELMEV
- a CDS encoding methyltransferase; the encoded protein is MNTYKDIHCPHFAICSGCTINKDVDNPPLLKEVQNFFSEQNVPFNYYSEQVVKWRYRAKLAVRGSAENPLIGLYENGTHQVVDIPLCRVHHPSINQAVEKLKTWIKVYKIKPYNEITQEGLLRYVQCVVNRSSGRVQLSLVLNASGGREELLAAKLLWELNPDGWHSIWINWNQQRTNVIFGKEWVLVEGEEDLWETLAGAKACFHPANFAQANLAVFERLLNDLKSSLIAKEKIVEYYAGVGVIGFSLAKKAEKIECCEINPWAQISFEKARQHQGFSHISLVSGSSSSHTELLNHANVVIVDPPRKGLDRSLLSALLENEFPQELHYISCGWNSFKHDWKELTKGWQLICAQAYLFFPGTNQLEVVAKFKKK